Proteins encoded together in one Solanum lycopersicum chromosome 7, SLM_r2.1 window:
- the LOC101248409 gene encoding OVARIAN TUMOR DOMAIN-containing deubiquitinating enzyme 2: MEGSVVRRVIPSDNSCLFNAVGYVMDRDRNKAPELRQVIAGTVASDPEKYSDAFLGKSNKEYCDWILNPEKWGGAIELSILADHYGREIAAYDIQTTRCDLYGQGKNYEERVMLIYDGLHYDALAMSPAEGAPEDFDQTIFSVQRDGTVGPAERLALNLVKDQQRKRSYTDTANFTLRCGVCQIGVIGQKEAVEHAQATGHVNFQEYK, from the exons ATGGAAGGTTCAGTAGTAAGAAGAGTGATTCCATCTGATAACAGTTGTCTTTTTAATGCTGTTGG TTATGTGATGGACCGTGATAGAAACAAAGCCCCTGAGCTAAGACAG gtTATAGCTGGAACAGTTGCCAGTGATCCAGAAAAATATTCTGATGCCTTTCTTGGGAAGTCCAACAAGGAGTATTGTGATTGGATTCTTAACCCAGAGAAATGGGGAG GGGCCATAGAGCTTTCAATATTGGCTGACCACTACGGACGAGAAATTGCAGCCTATGATATCCAAACAACGCGCTGTGATCTGTATGGACAG GGAAAGAACTATGAGGAAAGAGTAATGCTGATTTATGATGGACTTCATTACGATGCTTTGGCT ATGTCCCCTGCTGAAGGAGCTCCGGAGGATTTTGatcaaacaattttttctgtACAGAGAGATGGGACTGTAGGACCTGCGGAGAGGCTTGCTCTTAATCTGGTTAAGGACCAACAAAG GAAGAGGAGCTATACTGACACAGCCAACTTCACGTTGCGATGTGGAGTTTGCCAAATTGGGGTCATTGGCCAAAAG